Below is a genomic region from Betta splendens chromosome 8, fBetSpl5.4, whole genome shotgun sequence.
AACGAGTCTCAGATATGCGTTTCGAACGTGGACAGCTTCACCGCCGCCTTCCTGTTCTCGGTGGAGACCCAGACCACCATTGGCTACGGCTATCGCTACGTGACCGAGGACTGCCCCATCGCCGTCTTCATGGTGGTCTTCCAAAGCATCGTGGGGTGCATCATTGACGCCTTCATCATCGGCGCCGTCATGGCCAAAATGGCGAAACCCAAGAAGCGCAACGAGACCCTGGTGTTCAGCCACTACGCTACGGTGGCTATGAGGGATGGGAAACTCTGCCTGATGTGGCGCGTGGGAAACCTGAGGAAGAGTCACCTGGTGGAGGCTCACGTCAGGGCCCAGCTCCTCAAGTCCCGCACCACCGTGGAGGGGGAGTTCATCCCTCTGGATCAGGTGGACATTGACGTGGGCTTCGACAGCGGCATCGACAGGATCTTCCTGGTGTCTCCGATTACCATCGTGCACGAGATCGACGACGGCAGCCCGTTCTATGACATGAGCAAACAGGAGTTGGAGACGTCGGAGTTTGAGATCGTGGTCATCCTGGAGGGCATGGTGGAGGCCACGGCCATGACCACCCAGTGCCGGAGCTCGTACGTGGCCAGCGAGATCCTCTGGGGCCACCGCTTCGAGCCGGTGCTCTTCGAGGAGAAGAACTACTACAAGGTGGACTACTCCCGCTTCGACAACACGTACGAGGTGCCCAGCACGCCCCACTGCAGCGCCCGGGAGCTCGCCGACAGGAAGTCcagcgcctccagctccaggaacTCCTTTTGCTACGAGAACGAGGTGGCTTTGGAAAAGGtggaaatggaggaggaggaggaggaggagtttgaGAGCGAGGAGAGCAAGCAAATCAACGGGGTGGAGGTCGGCGCACTTAAAGACACAAGCGCCGACGCGGCGTCAGACTCTGAGTGCAAGCTGGACACTTTGCCTTTGGACTCGAGACCCCTGACGGCCGAATCAGAGATATGAGCGCAGGGCAAGTAACGTTTGCTGGAACTTCGCTATGCAGGAGGAAATCCACACATGCTGAATACAGTGAAAGAAACTGAGGTCGCGCGAAGATGCTGGGATGAAACGAGGTAGATGCCTTCACCTAAACACTGTGCAGTCAGATTCTATGCACAGTAACTGACTAAATATAAGAACCTGAAGTATTTAGATTTAGGCTGCACAAAAAAGCTAATTGCTAATGAGCTGGACTCTTAGCATGTTTGCATAGTGTTGCTGCTCGTGTGGTTCCATGTTCCCATGGAAGATGTTTGGACTTTGCACTAGGCTCCCATCAACCCTGCCTCCAGTACAGCAACGTGGGTCTTAAAGGTCTCAGTCACTGGGAGGAGGATCACTCCGAGGTTGTGCAATACAGCTCAGCGGCAGCGGCCGAGAGCTGCGCCCTGAGCCAGAGGTTCCGAATGTTAAAAAGTGCTGCTAAGTCACACGACCCGGAGGCGCCGACGCGTTCCCTTCATCCCTCGCAGAGTCCGTTCTGAAGATCTGAAGGAGGAGATCTCAGACGTGGACGAGCACGACCCTCTCAGTGTGTTTCCCACAgcttcagccccccccccccaccattaCGTCCTCCCACCACAACGtcgtgtacatacagtatatgccaGTGGACTGCAGCTAACGCCCTCCTCATCCCACCGTCGGGCTCTGAGATGACTGTGATGTAGTGGCCTGTTGCCGTCAGCGCGGCATGAAGGATCTGGGCACGTCTTAGGTAATCGTATCATTTCTGAATGTGCCCTTGCTTTGTCTTATTACACACTGGGAACGCTAAGTTATAGTTCAGCAACAATCACTAATCCAGAACGCAGGTATTACACTTGACTTCAGTCTTACATAAGATTGAGCtttgatgtgtttttcttttttttttaatgtctctAACGTCAAAGGAAGGAAGTCTAtttaaacacttcacacagtTCTCCTGTCTTAGTTCTTTATTTTTCTACCAGAGTCCTCCCACGCCCCGGCACAAACCAGACACTGTacagatttttttatattttgtaaattgtaatgcagttactgtatgttgatatggcagttgttgttttttttgttttttttttttaataaaatctaTGAAAATCATTACGGAGTCGAAGCGTTGATTGTAAACAACCCGCTGACgtgcgtgacctttgacccgccGTGAGCCGTGCAGAGTTGAAACGCTCCCAGCATATTTTGCATTTCGACCCAGAATGTGTGACATCTGGAGCCGGCCGACGGTTTTAGCCGCGGACACACATGCTGCGCGTCTAATTTGGAACTGTGGCCCAAATTCCACACGGCTGGCCGTCAGAGCTCACGCCATCATTTACTATAATTCACCAAACTGACGCACTCCAGCGCTGTGGAAAACCCTCCGAGACCCTCATGCTATATCAGTCAGCTCCGCTGGAAGTCGTTTCCAGTGACAGCAATGGAAAGAATGCTTCGTCCCGTTTTTCCCCATTTCTTCCAGTAAACTGTGGAAAATAAGTGTATTCTGCTCAGAGGAGGATGTTAATGTTCTAATACAACCTTCCAATCAAATTAGACCTCAAGATGTCTCATATGAATTATATATGTGATTATAATCTGTTTATAATCTACAAAAAAATGAAGCAATATGCACAAAAAATTATTGTGACACACGAACCAGCGTCTAAATTTTGACACATTTGTCAGCAAATTTAGTTATTTTCCATTCACAGCTGCGCTCCGTCAGCATGAGACATAGTTGAGGGGCTCTATTGATCAGACACATCCGCAGGGATGCAGCGAGCCGGTTTGATTTGGTTCTACATAGGAAGCCGGTGCCGCCGCTGGGCTTTTTCCACATTAACCAATGAAACGGCCAGAAAGCTCCGGGTTGGGGTGAAAATCGGAACCGGCTCTTCTACCGTTTGCAAAGGAAGTTTTGTCACTAATTCTCATTAGGTCTGAGGCTGAGAAGCTGATGAGGCGCCGTCTGCTCATTCACAGCCACATCTCTCCCATCGCAGGGTTTATCACAACCGTCCTTGGGGGAAACGGGTCTTCTTTACTCTAATATCACAACCCACCCCGTGACACGGAGCAAAGCAGGAGCGCAGCCCGTTCGCTTGGTGCTGCCCGGGCTGTTTGAGAGAAATTGACAGGCAGCGCCAGCCAGAGGACGCCGTCGATGCTGATAATGACGCCTCTCGGACCAATTCCCCGTCCGCTAGCTCATCAGGAGGCTTGACCTTCACATTAGACCAACGTAAACATGAACCGCCCACGCTGTTTCCCTTGATTTATGAGAGGTGAAGGGTCATTGCAGGACACCCATTGGCAGGAAAGTTGACACAATCCATCGCACAGACCAGAGTGTGAACATAAACATACGATTAGTGGACGTGAAGCCATTTTCCTCTTTATCCCTTCTAACACCTCTGCCTTAACTCAGCGACCGTCATATGAGCGGATCATTTTAGAGAGTGTTAAAGTCACGGGAATATTTATTGGTCAGGAGGAAACGTAGGCCTTTTCCAAAAATATCGAGGAGGAGAAATATTAAGGAACATTTATGAAAGGCAGTAACTGAAAGAAACCTACAAGTGCAGAATATGCAGACAGCTAATTTCTCCTAGCGCACAGAAGCCAAAACAAGTCCCAGTCACGATGGCAGTGACTGATGATCAACGTCCAGTGGCatgaaggaggggggggggtcaaaatGCTGACGCTCGTCTGTCATCTGTAACTCACAGGGGGAGCGATCATGTTGCCCAAGTAGTGCAGAAATATATTGTGCGTTTCTCTTCTTCACATTCTCATATTATTGTTAAAATGTCCTATTAGCTTAGCTTAGACATGAATCTGATCACTTTGAGGAGGACTCACGTCTGATGCCGACAGCTGACGCACGCTTGGGCCCCACTGTTTCTGTTGGTGGAGGGGATTCCTGGCTAGCGACGGAgaatccccccccccatcacaaCACCGAGGCCCCTCTCCTTCTTTTAGTTGCTGTAGCTTCCGTTCATTTTAACTCTCACATCTCGTCATTGCGACCAGGTCAATGTGTCAGGTGGAGAATAAGCGTCTTTGAGCCTCGCTTCTGAACGTATTTACCTTTATTGACACGAGGTCACGCTTCTCCCCGCGCACCTGCTCACACCCGTTCCGACGCTGCACTTGACAGCCGAGCGTCCCATGACCCCCGGGGGAGGCAGGTACAATATGTTGGACGGGATTCAGGCTCTTTCCATCGCCAGCCGCTGAAAGACAACGTGCGTCTATTCGGCGTGGGCGCGTCCGCTCTCCCGGGCGGCAGGAAATGCCTCCAGCACATAGCAGCTTGCACTTTTTTTATTGACACATGCGCGTCT
It encodes:
- the LOC114861067 gene encoding inward rectifier potassium channel 2-like: MGSVRSHRYSIVSSEEDGMKLAAIAVPNGYGNGNVNKPHGERQPQSRFVSKDGHCNVQFINMSEKGQRYLADIFTTCVDIRWRWMLVIFCLSFLLSWLFFGLVFWVVALCYGDLENESQICVSNVDSFTAAFLFSVETQTTIGYGYRYVTEDCPIAVFMVVFQSIVGCIIDAFIIGAVMAKMAKPKKRNETLVFSHYATVAMRDGKLCLMWRVGNLRKSHLVEAHVRAQLLKSRTTVEGEFIPLDQVDIDVGFDSGIDRIFLVSPITIVHEIDDGSPFYDMSKQELETSEFEIVVILEGMVEATAMTTQCRSSYVASEILWGHRFEPVLFEEKNYYKVDYSRFDNTYEVPSTPHCSARELADRKSSASSSRNSFCYENEVALEKVEMEEEEEEEFESEESKQINGVEVGALKDTSADAASDSECKLDTLPLDSRPLTAESEI